One Acidimicrobiales bacterium DNA segment encodes these proteins:
- the purS gene encoding phosphoribosylformylglycinamidine synthase subunit PurS, which translates to MRFDVLVEVRLRPGIADPQGSTIERSLPTLGFEGISDVQVGKAIRLAVEAADADEARRRVDDLCARYLTNPVIEEAVVTLEPAVGAGVTS; encoded by the coding sequence ATGCGATTCGACGTGCTCGTCGAGGTGCGCCTGCGCCCCGGCATCGCCGACCCCCAGGGCTCCACCATCGAGCGCTCGCTGCCCACGCTGGGCTTCGAGGGCATCTCCGACGTCCAGGTGGGCAAGGCCATCCGGCTCGCCGTGGAGGCGGCGGACGCCGACGAAGCCCGCCGCCGGGTCGACGACCTCTGCGCCCGCTACCTCACCAACCCGGTGATCGAGGAGGCGGTCGTCACCCTCGAGCCCGCCGTCGGCGCCGGGGTCACGTCGTGA
- the purM gene encoding phosphoribosylformylglycinamidine cyclo-ligase has product MGETYESAGVSIDAGEAAVQRIKDKVRSTFRPEVIGDIGGFGGLFALDRSRYRNPVLVAATDGVGTKALVAQATGRFDTIGVDLVAMCVDDLVCQGAEPLFFLDYIAVGRLDPDHIESLVGGVAEGCRQAGCALIGGEMAEHPGAMEPGEFDLVGFAVGVAERDRLITGEHLGPGDVLLGLPSPGLRSNGYSLARRVLLEVAGRRLDDPAFPGSSRTLAEELLEPSVIYAPAIGALQRAVDVRAVAHITGGGIVGNLARVLPPGADAVVRRETWEVPRIFGEIQRSGEVDDTEMTRVFNLGIGMVVAVPAADAFKALDVLRAAGHRAMEIGEVVPGTGRVELVPRHAS; this is encoded by the coding sequence TTGGGTGAGACCTACGAGTCCGCCGGTGTCAGCATCGATGCCGGCGAGGCAGCCGTGCAGCGCATCAAGGACAAGGTCCGCTCCACCTTCCGCCCCGAGGTCATCGGCGACATCGGCGGCTTCGGGGGCCTCTTCGCCCTCGACCGGTCGCGCTACCGCAACCCCGTGCTCGTGGCCGCAACCGACGGCGTGGGCACCAAGGCACTCGTGGCCCAGGCCACCGGGCGCTTCGACACCATCGGGGTCGACCTCGTCGCCATGTGCGTCGACGACCTGGTGTGCCAGGGAGCGGAGCCGCTGTTCTTCCTCGACTACATCGCTGTGGGCCGCCTCGACCCCGACCACATCGAGTCGCTCGTCGGTGGCGTTGCCGAGGGATGCCGCCAGGCCGGGTGCGCCCTGATCGGCGGGGAGATGGCGGAGCACCCCGGCGCCATGGAGCCCGGCGAGTTCGACCTCGTCGGCTTCGCTGTGGGCGTGGCCGAGCGTGACCGCCTGATCACGGGCGAGCACCTGGGGCCGGGCGACGTCCTCCTTGGCCTCCCCTCGCCCGGCCTGCGGTCCAACGGGTACTCCCTTGCCCGACGGGTGCTCTTGGAGGTGGCCGGTCGTCGCCTCGACGACCCTGCCTTCCCCGGGTCCTCCCGGACCCTGGCCGAGGAGCTGCTCGAGCCGTCGGTCATCTACGCCCCGGCCATCGGTGCCCTGCAGCGCGCCGTCGACGTGCGGGCGGTCGCCCACATCACCGGGGGCGGCATCGTCGGCAACCTGGCGCGGGTCCTGCCCCCGGGGGCCGACGCCGTGGTCCGGCGCGAGACGTGGGAGGTCCCCCGCATCTTCGGAGAGATCCAACGTTCAGGCGAGGTGGACGACACCGAGATGACCCGCGTGTTCAACCTCGGGATCGGGATGGTCGTGGCCGTCCCCGCCGCCGACGCGTTCAAGGCCCTCGACGTGTTGCGCGCCGCCGGCCACCGGGCCATGGAGATCGGTGAGGTCGTCCCCGGAACCGGGCGCGTCGAGCTCGTCCCGCGCCACGCCAGCTGA
- the purL gene encoding phosphoribosylformylglycinamidine synthase subunit PurL, with the protein MDDALHRALGLTDDEAADIEGILGRAPNHLELAMYAVMWSEHCSYKSSRTHLKRLPTEAEWVLVGPGENAGVIEVGDGIAAAIRIESHNHPSAIEPYQGAATGAGGILRDIFTMGARPIALMDPLRVGPLDDARSRWILEGIVSGISGYGNSVGVPTVGGEVVCDETYTENPLVNVLCLGLLPTERLVLGQASGVGNLAVLLGSATGREGIGGASVLASAGFAEGEDEQAKRPSVQVGDPFEEKRLIEACLALLDAGLVVGIQDLGAAGLTGATSETASRGGVGMDVDISAVARRAPAMEPFEVMTSETQERMLAIVEPDGLDEVLAICERWEVRASVIGRVTDTGRLRIHDGFENEPLADIPASSLHDDAPLYERPLERPAPVAGVDPAAIEAADATEHLLDSLMDTSWVSSQYDSQLFLNTVEGPGGDAVVLRLKHPTTGADTGRGLALTTDGNHRWCAVDPRAGTAMVVAESVLNLACVGARPRAVVNCLNFGNPEHPEVMWQLSESIDGMGDACRALGVPVIGGNVSLYNESKGRDIDPTPVIGLLGVVDRLDRRPPGVGLVDGGHLLLVGPRSSELGGSRFAARASGGGRPVGSLPELDLQAHTAVADVVRSLVADGAVAGLHDVADGGLAGALGELVARSGLGVDVRGLDGVGELFSEAASRVVLCVTPNRLDAVRARCEQAGVPVAELGTVAGDRLRVDDLVDVAVDEVVTAWRDTLPTAFAAGSVSG; encoded by the coding sequence ATGGACGACGCCCTCCACCGGGCCCTCGGGCTGACCGACGACGAGGCCGCCGACATCGAGGGGATCCTCGGTCGCGCCCCCAACCACCTCGAGCTGGCTATGTACGCCGTCATGTGGTCGGAGCACTGCTCCTACAAGTCGTCGCGCACCCACCTCAAGCGCCTTCCCACTGAGGCCGAGTGGGTCCTGGTGGGGCCGGGTGAGAACGCCGGGGTCATCGAGGTGGGCGACGGGATCGCCGCCGCCATCCGCATCGAGAGCCACAACCACCCCTCGGCCATCGAGCCCTACCAGGGGGCGGCCACCGGGGCAGGCGGCATCCTGCGCGACATCTTCACCATGGGCGCCAGGCCCATCGCCCTCATGGACCCGCTGCGTGTGGGCCCGCTCGACGACGCCCGCAGCCGCTGGATCCTCGAGGGGATCGTCAGCGGCATCTCCGGCTACGGGAACTCGGTGGGCGTGCCCACCGTGGGCGGCGAGGTCGTCTGCGACGAGACCTACACCGAGAACCCCCTCGTCAACGTGCTCTGCCTCGGTCTGCTGCCCACCGAGCGCCTGGTGCTTGGCCAGGCGTCGGGCGTGGGCAACCTGGCCGTGCTGCTCGGCTCGGCCACCGGCCGCGAGGGCATCGGCGGGGCCAGCGTGTTGGCCAGCGCCGGCTTCGCCGAGGGCGAGGACGAGCAGGCCAAGCGGCCCAGCGTGCAGGTGGGCGATCCCTTCGAGGAGAAGCGTCTGATCGAGGCGTGCCTCGCCCTGCTCGATGCGGGCCTGGTGGTCGGCATCCAGGACCTCGGCGCCGCCGGCCTCACCGGTGCCACCAGCGAGACCGCCAGCCGCGGCGGGGTCGGCATGGACGTCGACATCAGCGCCGTGGCCCGCCGGGCGCCGGCCATGGAGCCCTTCGAGGTCATGACCAGCGAGACCCAGGAGCGCATGCTCGCCATCGTCGAGCCTGACGGCCTCGACGAGGTGCTCGCCATCTGCGAGCGCTGGGAGGTGCGGGCCAGCGTCATCGGCCGGGTCACCGACACCGGTCGGCTCCGCATCCACGACGGGTTCGAGAACGAGCCCCTCGCCGACATCCCCGCCTCCTCCCTCCACGACGACGCCCCGCTCTACGAGCGCCCGCTCGAACGCCCGGCCCCGGTGGCGGGCGTCGACCCCGCCGCCATCGAGGCGGCCGATGCGACCGAGCACCTGCTGGACTCGCTCATGGACACCTCCTGGGTGTCGAGCCAGTACGACTCGCAGCTGTTCCTCAACACCGTCGAGGGCCCCGGTGGCGATGCCGTGGTGCTGCGCCTCAAGCACCCCACCACCGGGGCCGACACTGGTCGTGGCCTGGCGCTGACCACCGACGGCAACCACCGCTGGTGCGCCGTCGACCCCCGCGCGGGCACCGCCATGGTGGTGGCGGAGTCTGTCCTCAACCTGGCGTGCGTGGGCGCTCGGCCCCGGGCCGTCGTCAACTGCCTCAACTTCGGGAACCCCGAGCACCCCGAGGTCATGTGGCAGCTGTCGGAGTCGATCGACGGCATGGGCGACGCCTGCCGTGCGCTCGGCGTGCCGGTGATCGGCGGCAACGTCAGCCTCTACAACGAGAGCAAGGGCCGCGACATCGACCCCACGCCGGTGATCGGCCTCCTCGGCGTGGTCGACCGCCTCGACCGCCGGCCGCCTGGGGTGGGCCTGGTCGACGGCGGCCACCTCCTGCTGGTGGGGCCCCGCTCGTCGGAGCTGGGCGGCTCCCGCTTCGCCGCCCGAGCCTCGGGCGGCGGCCGGCCGGTGGGCTCCCTGCCCGAGCTCGACCTGCAGGCTCACACGGCCGTGGCCGACGTGGTGCGGAGCCTGGTGGCCGACGGTGCCGTCGCCGGCCTCCACGACGTAGCCGACGGTGGCCTGGCCGGCGCCCTCGGCGAGCTCGTCGCCCGTTCGGGCCTGGGTGTCGACGTGCGTGGCCTCGACGGGGTGGGCGAGCTCTTCTCCGAGGCGGCATCCCGGGTGGTGCTGTGCGTCACCCCCAATCGGCTCGACGCCGTGCGTGCCCGCTGCGAGCAGGCCGGTGTGCCCGTCGCCGAGCTCGGCACCGTCGCCGGCGACCGCCTGCGCGTCGACGACCTGGTCGACGTCGCCGTCGACGAAGTGGTCACCGCCTGGCGCGACACCCTCCCGACCGCCTTCGCGGCCGGAAGCGTCTCGGGCTGA
- the purF gene encoding amidophosphoribosyltransferase, with the protein MTRADPIEIDDDLLGGDLGKPREACGVFGVYAPGQEVAKLTYLGMFALQHRGQEAAGMAVSDGESIFVDKDMGLVTNVFDERRLASLVGHVAVGHTRYSTTGSSTWRNAQPVYRDVESAEFALGHNGNLTNTEALAAEAGMLPGTGTGSDSDLVAELLAAEIGRTGERSDGRELEHALTAVLPCLEGAFSFVFVDQGHLIGVRDPNGFRPLCLGKIDGGWVLASETPALDIVGAHFVRELEPGEMVVIDATGYRSIHPFDSSQIDPKLCLFEFVYFARPDSRLYGQSVHAARQRMGEQLARQAPVDADIVVPVPESGVPAAQGFARASGIPYGDAFVKNRYIGRTFIAPTQALRANAVRMKLNPIRENVEGKRLVVVDDSIVRGTTQKAVVRMLREAGAAEVHLRIMSPPYRWPCFYGMDTGERSELLAANLTVDEIREYVGADSLVYITLDRLTEATGATGGGFCDACLTGRYPVEVPVTLRKGVLEGNDMPMGGTERELHQIEVPPLG; encoded by the coding sequence GTGACGCGCGCCGACCCGATCGAGATCGACGACGACCTGCTGGGCGGCGATCTCGGCAAGCCGCGGGAGGCATGCGGCGTCTTCGGCGTCTACGCCCCTGGCCAGGAGGTGGCCAAGCTCACCTACCTGGGTATGTTCGCCCTCCAGCACCGTGGGCAGGAGGCTGCCGGCATGGCGGTGTCCGACGGCGAGTCGATCTTCGTCGACAAGGACATGGGCCTGGTCACCAACGTGTTCGACGAGCGGCGCCTGGCCTCGCTGGTGGGCCATGTGGCCGTGGGCCACACCCGGTACTCCACCACCGGGTCGAGCACCTGGCGCAACGCCCAGCCGGTGTACCGCGACGTCGAGTCGGCCGAGTTCGCCCTGGGCCACAACGGCAACCTCACCAACACCGAGGCGCTCGCCGCGGAGGCGGGGATGCTTCCGGGCACGGGCACGGGCAGCGACAGCGACCTCGTCGCCGAGCTCCTCGCCGCCGAGATCGGCCGGACGGGTGAGCGCAGCGACGGGCGCGAGCTCGAGCACGCCCTCACCGCCGTGCTCCCCTGCCTGGAGGGGGCCTTCTCCTTCGTGTTCGTCGACCAGGGCCACCTCATCGGCGTGCGTGACCCGAACGGGTTCCGTCCCCTGTGCCTCGGCAAGATCGACGGTGGCTGGGTGCTGGCTTCGGAGACGCCGGCGCTCGACATCGTCGGCGCCCACTTCGTGCGCGAGCTCGAGCCGGGGGAGATGGTGGTGATCGACGCCACGGGCTACCGGTCGATCCACCCGTTCGACAGCTCGCAGATCGACCCCAAGCTGTGCCTGTTCGAGTTCGTGTACTTCGCCCGGCCCGACAGCCGCCTCTACGGCCAGAGCGTCCACGCCGCCCGCCAGCGCATGGGTGAGCAGCTCGCCCGCCAGGCGCCGGTTGACGCCGACATCGTGGTCCCGGTGCCCGAGTCGGGGGTGCCCGCGGCACAGGGCTTCGCCCGAGCATCGGGCATCCCCTACGGCGACGCCTTCGTGAAGAACCGCTACATCGGGCGCACCTTCATCGCCCCGACGCAGGCGCTGCGGGCCAACGCCGTGCGCATGAAGCTCAACCCCATCCGCGAGAACGTGGAGGGCAAGCGCCTGGTCGTCGTCGACGACTCCATCGTGCGGGGCACCACCCAGAAGGCGGTGGTCCGAATGCTGCGCGAGGCTGGTGCCGCCGAGGTGCACCTCCGGATCATGTCGCCGCCCTACCGCTGGCCCTGCTTCTACGGGATGGACACCGGTGAGCGCTCCGAGCTCCTCGCCGCCAACCTCACCGTCGACGAGATCCGCGAGTACGTGGGCGCCGACTCGCTCGTCTACATCACCCTCGACCGCCTCACCGAGGCCACTGGAGCGACCGGTGGTGGCTTCTGCGACGCCTGCCTCACCGGGCGCTATCCGGTGGAGGTGCCGGTGACCCTGCGCAAGGGGGTCCTGGAGGGCAACGACATGCCCATGGGCGGAACGGAGCGGGAGCTCCACCAGATCGAGGTGCCGCCCCTTGGGTGA